In one Pungitius pungitius chromosome 13, fPunPun2.1, whole genome shotgun sequence genomic region, the following are encoded:
- the atp6v1ba gene encoding V-type proton ATPase subunit B, kidney isoform gives MATLVANRAMDINGLAGAARTHTQAVTRNYISQPRLTYSTVSGVNGPLVILDNVKFPRYAEIVHLTLPDGTKRSGQVLEVIGSKAVVQVFEGTSGIDAKKTACEFTGDILRTPVSEDMLGRVFNGSGKPIDRGPTVLAEDYLDIMGQPINPQCRIYPEEMIQTGISAIDGMNSIARGQKIPIFSAAGLPHNEIAAQICRQAGLVQKSKDVMDYSSENFAIVFAAMGVNMETARFFKSDFEENGSMDNVCLFLNLANDPTIERIITPRLALTSAEYLAYQCEKHVLVILTDMSSYAEALREVSAAREEVPGRRGFPGYMYTDLATIYERAGRVEGRNGSITQIPILTMPNDDITHPIPDLTGYITEGQVYVDRQLHNRQIYPPINVLPSLSRLMKSAIGEGMTRKDHADVSNQLYACYAIGKDVQAMKAVVGEEALTSDDLLYLEFLQKFEKNFIAQGPYDNRTVYETLDIGWQLLRIFPKEMLKRIPQSTLAEFYPRESAARH, from the exons ATGGCAACATTGGTGGCAAACAGGGCGATGGACATCAACGGCTTAGCAGGAGCTGCGAGGACGCACACCCAGGCTGTGACCAGGAATTACATCTCTCAACCGAGACTAA CCTACTCCACTGTGTCTGGTGTAAATGGGCCCCTGGTGATCCTGGATAATGTGAAG TTCCCCAGATACGCTGAGATTGTCCACCTGACCCTGCCTGATGGCACCAAGAGGAGTGGACAGGTCCTGGAGGTGATCGGAAGCAAGGCAGTTGTCCAG GTGTTTGAGGGGACATCCGGCATCGATGCCAAGAAGACGGCGTGCGAGTTCACTGGTGATATCTTGCGTACCCCAGTGTCAGAGGACATGCTTG GGCGTGTGTTCAATGGCTCGGGTAAACCTATTGACCGTGGGCCCACTGTTCTGGCTGAGGACTACCTGGACATCATGG GTCAGCCCATCAACCCTCAGTGTCGTATCTACCCCGAGGAGATGATCCAGACTGGCATCTCTGCCATCGATGGCATGAACAGCATTGCCAGAGGACAGAAGATCCCCATTTTCTCTGCTGCTGGGCTGCCCCACAATGAG attGCTGCCCAGATCTGTCGCCAGGCCGGCCTGGTCCAGAAGTCCAAGGATGTGATGGACTACAGTTCTGAGAACTTTGCCATTGTCTTTGCGGCTATGGGG GTCAACATGGAAACTGCCCGCTTCTTCAAATCAGATTTTGAGGAGAATGGCTCCATGGACAACGTCTGCCTTTTCCTCAACCTGGCCAATGACCCCAC CATTGAGCGTATAATCACCCCCCGCCTGGCGCTGACGTCAGCAGAGTACCTGGCCTACCAGTGTGAGAAGCACGTTCTGGTCATCTTGACTGACATGAGCTCCTATGCCGAGGCCCTGAGAGAG GTCTCTGCGGCCCGAGAGGAAGTGCCCGGTCGTAGAGGCTTTCCTGGATACATGTATACTGATCTGGCAACCATCTACGAACGTGCCGGCCGAGTGGAGGGTAGAAATGGCTCAATCACCCAGATCCCCATTCTCACGATGCCCAATGATG ACATCACCCATCCAATTCCTGATCTGACTGGATACATCACAGAGGGTCAGGTCTACGTTGACAGACAGCTGCACAACAGACAG ATTTACCCACCTATCAATGTGTTACCCTCACTGTCCCGTCTGATGAAGTCGGCCATTGGTGAGGGGATGACCAGGAAAGACCACGCTGACGTTTCGAACCAGCTG TATGCCTGCTATGCCATTGGTAAGGACGTCCAGGCGATGAAGGCCGTGGTGGGAGAAGAGGCCCTCACCTCTGACGATCTGCTCTACCTTGAGTTCCTACAGAAGTTTGAGAAGAACTTCATTGCTCAGG GCCCGTACGACAACAGGACCGTGTATGAAACCCTGGACATCGGCTGGCAGCTGCTGCGAATCTTCCCCAAGGAGATGCTCAAGAGGATTCCTCAGAGCACCCTAGCTGAATTTTATCCCAGGGAGTCTGCCGCCCGTCACTGA